A DNA window from Syngnathus typhle isolate RoL2023-S1 ecotype Sweden linkage group LG2, RoL_Styp_1.0, whole genome shotgun sequence contains the following coding sequences:
- the LOC133150191 gene encoding laminin subunit alpha-4-like: MVWKSGIGGLGNEEVSYHVNKGCSVHRPHISIAVRINSSEGLILYASGGILSLAVSEGHLLLSLGKKRKVSLRSRTRMDDKYWHTVFIKRDKDKINMIVDGVGAQSRKIPAGDRTRISAPLYVGGVPPQSPTSTALPGFVGCVRQLIMNESPVGVPAHSQGVVPCFQKPLQPGAFFTGKGGHVVVDELLALGGDLEIRLEVRPLSDSGLLLHAGRTSGQHLILTLRRGEVLLSMNSGKGDALLLLVPEEALCNGRWHTIAVVKKKNVLKLHVDAESQSGAGPKYGRSAGVREVVYLGGVPDGITASPGLPAFHGCIHHVIINGRPTPFNKVLSVGGAVGTHGCPID; encoded by the exons ATGGTGTGGAAGTCTGGCATTGGGGGTCTTGGTAATGAAGAGGTCAG TTACCATGTTAATAAGGGGTGCTCTGTGCACAGGCCTCACATCTCCATAGCTGTGAGGATCAATTCATCGGAAGGTTTGATCCTCTACGCGTCAGGTGGCATCCTGTCTTTGGCTGTGTCGGAGGGTCATTTGCTGTTGTCACTGGGAAAGAAGAGGAAGGTTAGCCTGCGCAGCCGCACCAGGATGGACGACAAATACTGGCACACG GTATTCATTAAGCGTGACAAGGACAAGATCAATATGATTGTGGATGGCGTTGGCGCTCAGTCCAGGAAGATTCCTGCAGGAGACCGCACACGCATCAGTGCACCGTTGTATGTGGGAGGAGTTCCGCCGCAATCTCCAACGTCTACTGCCTTGCCTGGCTTCGTTGGCTGCGTTCGTCAGCTGATCATGAATGAGAGCCCTGTGGGAGTCCCCGCCCACAGCCAGGGTGTGGTACCCTGTTTCCAGAAGCCTCTGCAGCCCGGTGCCTTCTTCACCGGCAAGGGAGGACATGTGGTCGTCG ATGAGCTGCTAGCTCTGGGTGGCGACCTGGAGATCCGACTGGAAGTCCGTCCGTTGTCCGATTCTGGGTTGCTGTTGCATGCTGGGAGGACATCAGGCCAGCATTTGATCTTGACACTGCGCAGAGGAGAG GTGCTGCTGTCCATGAACAGCGGTAAAGGTGATGCCTTGTTGTTGTTGGTCCCAGAAGAGGCACTCTGCAATGGACGTTGGCACACCATCGCAG TGGTAAAGAAGAAGAACGTCCTGAAACTCCATGTAGATGCAGAGAGTCAGAGTGGCGCCGGACCCAAATATGGCCGCTCAGCAGGGGTCAGAGAAGTAGTATACCTCGGAGGCGTTCCCG ATGGCATCACCGCATCACCAGGCCTCCCCGCTTTCCACGGCTGCATCCATCATGTGATAATCAACGGTCGCCCCACTCCTTTCAACAAGGTTCTGTCAGTTGGCGGTGCTGTGGGGACACACGGCTGCCCTATTGATTAG